Genomic DNA from Perca flavescens isolate YP-PL-M2 chromosome 23, PFLA_1.0, whole genome shotgun sequence:
tttaatagTTGAGATAAATGATTATCCCTGGATATGGCAGCAtgatcaacatttttattttacacattaaaaaaattCTAGGTCAGGCAGATTATTTTTGAAACACTGAATTTAActtccctgctggagctgctccccccgcgacccgacaccggataagcggacgaagatggatggatatggATGAATTTAACTCAGCTTGTTGTCGGCAGACGATGGCCGTATTCGCAGAGATCATATTTCcaattatatacatatacaaaaaaaaaaaatatatatataagcgaAAAGCATGCTTAAATGAAACGTTGCTCTTAGAGAAGAAGtgtgtggctcttaaaagagccgttGGTTTGATGGGATTAAGGCAGCGGGACGGTTTACTTGGAGCTGGTGTACTTGGTGACGGCCTTGGTGCCCTCAGACACGGCGTGCTTGGCCAGCTCGCCGGGGAGCAGCAGCCTCACGGCGGTCTGGATCTCCCGGGAAGTGATGGTGGAGCGCTTGTTGTAGTGAGCCAGACGGGAGGCCTCACCGGCGATGCGCTCAAAGATGTCGCTCACAAAGGAGTTCATGATGCCCATGGCCTTGGAGGAGATGCCGGTGTCGGGGTGGACCTGCTTCATCACCTTATAGACGTAGATGGCGTAGCTCTCCTTCCTGgtctttctcctcttcttgtCCTTCTTGCCGGCGGTCTTTGCCACCGCCTTCTTGGATCCCTTCTTCGCTGCTTTCACTGCTGGTTCAGGCATGGTAACAATCCTGGTATTCACCGACAATTGTGTGACGAATTCGCTGCGCTGTTCCTTCTTAAGCCCCGGAGATGCAAATTTCGCTGTGCGGTTCCCACTCTCCCATTGGCTGGCTGTTAGCGCGTCAGAGCGTATCTATGCGGAAGTCTCACTCCGCTGTTTTTCTggtttaattgaattgaatggagCTGCATTTTAAGCGCGGAGAGCAAAAAGACAAATTTACAAGGCATTAGTGACATAGGTGTGTGATTAGCAGAATTGTCcacacattttaaacacattttaaatagtaaactgaaaactgtaaataaaaaaaaaaatatatatatatatatatatatatatatatatatatataaactcagAATCCATTTGGGTTTGGTGATTATAAATTAAGTGTGTAAACATACAATAATATGTGCAATAATAATCCAACTTTACAGTCTGATCTACTCAAGCTAAATCTAAATGGACATTCTTATTTATACCTTTCACACCTAATCATAGACCCCATTTTTAatcataattaaaatgtataagtGTATCAGGCCCTATGCTGGATAGTTATTATAGATCCCACATACTTTCATTCAGCTACACACTGTCAAGCGTGGGCTACTGTTCTGTTCATGCAGGAGCCGGAAAATGTCTGAAACAGTGTCACTAACCAGATCCTATATCTTCACAGAGATACCGGTAAATGGAAAGCCTGTGTTCTTGCTGTGCTCACAGCACCTTCCAGTGCTCAAAGAATATAACATTCAGACTTCCTTTTTCCTCTCCTGACCagaataaatatacagtataagacATATTTTTGAAATTACACTTATTTTTCCTATAGGATAACTCGTCTGTTTTGTCAACAGATTGTTTATTATGTACTTGTAACCCTTTTCACTAAAAGATGAACTTTATTTAGAGTTGTTATGTATTGGTTAGTGGTTcgacttagacacaaaaacatagaaaaatagggtccaggttgaaagaaaacagtagttaccctttaatcaTCTAAGTGACCACATGCATAGCACAAATGATGAAGGCCAGGGCTGTTTTAGAAAATGTAAACACCTTTTAATTAAATGCAGCATATTACAACCTCATTCAAAGGGACAAAAGGGGATTTAATAGACAATATTTAAAAACGTTAATTTTGCATTagcaaaatgtattaaataactATGAAATTGACACCCGTTGAGCCTCAATTAATGTCACAATTAAAATATCCAACTACAGAAAGTGTCACAGTCCTAACCTACAATGTAGTTTATGTGTAACAGTCTTGGTTGTCATTGTTTTAATTGACCCAAGACTTTACTCCAGAGCCGGCCCGACCCATAATAAAaactaagcggctgcttagggccccatggctaccagagggcccccaagagcgcttgaaatgtcccacaatagagctcataacaAGAGCCGGTCTATATAAAGATAGTGTTGCtaggtctcacattagtcttGAAATGcttatttgtacattatgagtgcttacattaatatttacaatacacaagttggtttagtgccaagtgcagtggcagCATGTTACAcagactacgtttacatgcagccaataacatgttcaaaaccggaatatcagcaataacccggtcgcgcacggccatgtaaacaccggaaAAAACACGAATATGCTCATATTTcggtttttaaaaacctgaatatgctacctgggttaccccttttctaacccgaaattttggtcatttaaacgcgtatcggcatatccccatcaaaaggaacattgatttgtattctattcgcaaggaatatcttggtcttttgagtagaggaacttcttgtatgcgccagaaaacatagttataataataattatatactataataatatagttatatatatatatatatgtcaatgcagaaaacctgttcgcagtataccggaagtaaacaagaagtagaggtaaacatggcgagacgcagcacagcaccacacttttggagcgaggaggaaaccagTTTCTTTATTAGTTTGGTGAAAACCAGGAATATAATGTCTTctgttgacggcagaaagtaccgagatagtgagattcataagaaggtgaccgaaaagttaCGTGAAGCAGGGTTTGTCCGTACAtc
This window encodes:
- the LOC114550238 gene encoding histone H2B 1/2 produces the protein MPEPAVKAAKKGSKKAVAKTAGKKDKKRRKTRKESYAIYVYKVMKQVHPDTGISSKAMGIMNSFVSDIFERIAGEASRLAHYNKRSTITSREIQTAVRLLLPGELAKHAVSEGTKAVTKYTSSK